The Flammeovirga agarivorans genome has a window encoding:
- a CDS encoding SusC/RagA family TonB-linked outer membrane protein, producing the protein MKVSNFLRFILSAFFCTMLLGFAPVFGQTRVITGTVHDEMNEALPGVNILIKGTSSGSITDFDGKFSIEVGNGQNELVVSYIGYITKTIAIGTQSNVSIKMELDAEQLDEVVVTALGIERSERSLGYAVSAVTAEDMGDAGVASGNMMNSLSGKIAGVQIAPVSGAGSSSRVVIRGTANLNGNNQPLYIVDGVPIANNTFKDAGDSPDTGDVNTGDGLSSINPDDIESISVLKGGSATALYGSRAINGVILITTKSGKGKGAKSGVDFNTGVTLDVVGITPKDQTTYGQGVDHALAGNPKATNGMWGPKITGQRTDAYYDGKERTLQAYDNYNNFFKTGITSNTSVSAYTSNENSSLRFSYSNMDNQGMVDNSTYKRNTFNIRGTTSISKRLHIDGRLTYVNQKAHNRMEMGNSVNNYMGMLLGIPTTVDQNWLKDYTYPEGHPRAGQPHGYNDKETNPYWNMNRVVNEDVLNRVIGMASVTYDITDDLKILGRAGTDYNAMRQDVLQPLYTPWFEQGRAYQRTNLDFESNADFLLSYHKQVGNFDISANAGGAYMHQLRQMTDVGSSRFSSEDFQNPAAGSDMFQNFSTYDKSIASLYATASVGYKGFLFLDASIRNDWSSTLPEDNNSYFYPSVSGTWVFSDMDWDTPDWLSFGKLRASWAQVGSDTDPYSLALQYELDNWDHNGMNIGGIRGNRIPNKALLPSIQTSYEFGIDIRFLNDRFGLDVARYSAIANNQILPVDISRTSGYESAIINAGEILNEGWEMSLNYQPIMNKAFNWSIDFNAAYNYNEVISLTEGVDYYSIGGVGGVNIQAIPGRPYGEIVAKQALRDDNGNFVVDSEGRIQVEDEPSTIGNGVQPWMAGIRNTFSYKNFTLSVLIDGKFGGDIYSSTEASMYASGKHEGTVGPRNEFIDGGFWNPGNLVTAHNDADGNVSYEPFTQSVDPQQYFDRYAGIPEFHLYDASFIKLREVSVSYMFPKTVLANTPIKNIGLTASAFNVGYLWRNTDNIDPEASFTSRNVQGIEYSNLAIPRTFTFKLNANF; encoded by the coding sequence ATGAAAGTAAGTAACTTTTTACGATTTATTCTTTCTGCATTCTTCTGTACGATGCTGTTAGGATTTGCCCCTGTTTTTGGACAAACAAGGGTCATTACAGGTACAGTTCATGATGAAATGAACGAAGCTTTACCAGGTGTAAACATTCTTATTAAAGGAACATCCAGTGGTAGTATTACTGATTTTGATGGTAAATTCAGTATCGAAGTAGGTAACGGTCAAAATGAGTTGGTCGTATCGTACATCGGATATATCACTAAAACCATCGCTATTGGCACTCAATCGAATGTTTCCATTAAAATGGAATTAGATGCTGAGCAACTTGATGAAGTTGTCGTAACCGCCTTAGGCATTGAGCGTTCGGAAAGATCTTTAGGATATGCAGTAAGTGCTGTAACTGCTGAAGATATGGGAGATGCTGGTGTTGCTTCTGGTAACATGATGAACTCATTATCAGGTAAAATTGCAGGTGTGCAAATTGCTCCAGTAAGTGGTGCAGGTTCATCTTCAAGAGTAGTTATTAGAGGTACTGCCAACCTAAATGGTAACAACCAACCATTATACATTGTTGATGGTGTGCCAATTGCAAATAACACTTTCAAAGATGCAGGTGACTCTCCTGACACTGGTGATGTGAACACAGGTGACGGTCTATCTTCGATCAACCCTGATGACATTGAATCGATTTCAGTATTAAAAGGTGGTTCAGCAACAGCACTTTATGGTTCTAGAGCAATTAATGGTGTTATCTTAATTACTACCAAATCTGGTAAAGGTAAAGGAGCTAAAAGTGGTGTTGATTTCAACACTGGTGTTACTCTAGATGTTGTAGGGATTACTCCAAAAGATCAAACTACTTACGGACAAGGTGTTGACCACGCACTAGCTGGTAACCCTAAAGCAACGAATGGAATGTGGGGTCCAAAAATCACTGGTCAAAGAACAGATGCTTACTACGATGGTAAAGAAAGAACTTTACAAGCATACGATAACTACAATAACTTCTTTAAGACAGGTATTACTTCTAATACAAGTGTGAGTGCTTACACTTCAAATGAAAACTCAAGTTTACGTTTCTCTTATTCAAATATGGATAACCAAGGAATGGTAGACAACTCAACTTATAAACGTAATACATTTAATATTAGAGGTACAACTTCTATTAGTAAAAGATTACATATCGACGGACGTTTGACTTATGTGAATCAAAAGGCACACAACCGTATGGAAATGGGTAATTCTGTAAATAACTACATGGGTATGTTATTAGGAATTCCTACAACAGTGGATCAAAACTGGTTAAAAGATTATACTTACCCAGAAGGTCACCCAAGAGCAGGTCAGCCTCACGGTTACAATGACAAAGAAACGAACCCTTACTGGAACATGAACAGAGTGGTTAACGAAGATGTTCTTAACCGTGTAATTGGTATGGCTTCAGTGACTTATGATATCACTGATGATTTAAAAATCTTAGGTAGAGCTGGTACTGACTACAATGCAATGCGTCAGGATGTTCTTCAACCATTATACACTCCTTGGTTCGAACAAGGTAGAGCTTACCAAAGAACAAATCTTGATTTCGAATCAAATGCTGACTTCCTATTAAGCTACCATAAACAAGTGGGTAACTTTGATATCAGTGCCAATGCAGGTGGTGCGTATATGCATCAATTACGTCAGATGACTGACGTTGGATCTTCAAGATTCTCTTCAGAAGACTTCCAAAACCCAGCTGCAGGTTCGGATATGTTCCAAAACTTCTCTACTTACGACAAATCAATTGCTTCTTTATATGCAACAGCTTCAGTAGGTTATAAAGGGTTTTTATTCTTAGATGCATCTATCCGTAATGACTGGTCTTCAACATTACCAGAAGACAATAATTCTTACTTCTATCCATCAGTTAGTGGTACTTGGGTATTCTCTGATATGGATTGGGATACTCCAGACTGGTTATCATTTGGTAAGTTAAGAGCATCATGGGCACAAGTAGGTTCTGATACTGACCCGTATTCTTTGGCTTTACAATATGAGTTAGACAACTGGGACCATAACGGAATGAACATTGGTGGTATCAGAGGTAATAGAATTCCAAACAAAGCGTTACTTCCTTCTATCCAGACATCTTATGAATTCGGTATCGACATTCGTTTCTTAAACGACAGATTTGGTTTAGATGTAGCTCGTTATTCTGCTATCGCAAACAATCAAATTCTTCCAGTAGATATTTCTAGAACTTCTGGTTATGAGAGTGCGATTATCAATGCGGGTGAGATTCTTAACGAAGGTTGGGAAATGAGCTTAAACTACCAACCAATTATGAACAAAGCATTTAATTGGTCTATCGACTTCAATGCAGCCTACAATTACAATGAAGTAATTTCATTAACAGAAGGTGTTGATTATTACAGCATCGGTGGAGTTGGTGGAGTAAATATCCAAGCGATTCCTGGTAGACCATACGGTGAAATTGTTGCAAAACAAGCATTACGTGATGATAATGGCAACTTTGTAGTAGACTCAGAAGGACGTATTCAAGTAGAAGATGAGCCTTCAACAATTGGTAATGGTGTTCAACCATGGATGGCTGGTATTAGAAATACATTTAGCTATAAAAACTTTACTTTATCGGTATTGATTGATGGTAAATTTGGTGGTGACATCTACTCTTCTACTGAAGCTTCTATGTATGCTTCTGGTAAACATGAAGGTACAGTTGGACCAAGAAACGAATTTATCGATGGTGGATTCTGGAACCCAGGAAACTTAGTAACCGCTCATAACGATGCTGATGGTAATGTTTCTTATGAGCCATTCACTCAATCTGTAGATCCTCAACAATACTTCGATAGATATGCTGGAATTCCTGAATTCCACTTATACGATGCATCATTTATCAAGTTAAGAGAAGTATCTGTTTCTTATATGTTCCCTAAAACAGTATTAGCCAATACACCAATTAAAAACATTGGTCTTACAGCTTCTGCTTTCAACGTAGGTTACTTATGGAGAAATACGGACAATATCGATCCAGAAGCGTCATTCACTTCTAGAAACGTTCAAGGTATTGAGTATTCCAACTTAGCTATTCCAAGAACATTTACTTTCAAGTTAAACGCTAACTTCTAA
- a CDS encoding CPBP family intramembrane glutamic endopeptidase, protein MNTISYPNIKQSFGIFGIYLLSLLISVPLYFIFEAFNVNQNVMILFSYLVSSSFTFLIIHYLRFKQNEVFKYQFRKTPFMVYALSLCAMFCFQLSIITPISSLIPLTNDYLDTVKSMIDDRYFLTLFSIVIIAPVMEEFIFRGIMLDGLLKNYTPWKAIFLSSFLFGLIHMNLIQAVHAGLGGVLFGWIYYKTKNLLLPILLHSINNFFAFKELTSIPDDFDIEQPFYDVMGGIENYLLMAAVALIILGLSIYQINTLLGEDVKKGDENEPINVIKSQ, encoded by the coding sequence ATGAATACTATAAGTTATCCTAACATTAAACAGTCTTTTGGGATCTTCGGAATTTATCTTCTCTCTTTACTCATCAGTGTACCTCTCTATTTCATCTTCGAAGCTTTCAACGTCAACCAAAATGTAATGATCTTATTTAGCTATTTGGTCAGTTCATCATTTACATTCTTAATCATTCACTACCTAAGATTTAAACAAAATGAAGTCTTTAAATATCAATTTAGAAAGACGCCATTTATGGTGTATGCTTTAAGTCTATGTGCTATGTTCTGTTTCCAATTATCTATCATCACACCTATTTCTTCATTAATACCACTAACCAATGATTATCTTGATACAGTGAAATCAATGATTGACGACCGGTATTTTCTCACTTTATTTTCGATAGTGATTATTGCACCGGTAATGGAAGAATTTATTTTTAGAGGTATCATGCTCGATGGGTTGCTAAAAAATTACACCCCTTGGAAAGCTATTTTTCTCTCTTCATTTCTATTTGGATTGATCCATATGAACCTTATTCAAGCAGTTCATGCTGGTTTGGGTGGTGTATTGTTTGGCTGGATCTACTATAAAACCAAAAATTTATTACTTCCGATACTATTACATAGTATCAATAATTTCTTTGCATTTAAAGAGTTAACCTCTATTCCTGATGATTTTGATATAGAACAACCTTTTTATGACGTAATGGGAGGGATAGAAAATTACCTTCTAATGGCAGCTGTGGCATTAATTATTTTAGGTCTAAGCATTTATCAAATTAATACTCTTTTAGGAGAGGATGTTAAAAAAGGTGATGAAAATGAACCCATTAATGTGATAAAATCACAGTAG